The DNA segment ACGCGCGACCTCAAACTCGGCAGCCAGGTTCGCCACGATCTCGGTGCCACCGATGTTGTTCTGCACCGCGAGCGCCGGGTGGGCCTCCATCAGCGGGACGTGTTTGTAGGCGGCGGCGTGCAGCACCACATCGGGGCGGTGCTGCTCAAAGACCTGGCGCATGCGCTCGGCGTCGGTGACGTTGCCGATGGCTGCAACGAGCTTGTCGTCGTGCTGCTCGCTGAGCTCGCGGTGAATGAAAAAGAGGGGCGTCTCGGCGCAGTCGAGCAAAATCAGGCGATCGGGGTTAAAGCGCACCACCTGCCGGCAGATCTCCGAGCCGATGGAGCCACCGGCACCGGTGACCAGCACGCGCTTTCCTTCGAGCGAGCGGCCGATGGCGTAGGTGTCCAGCTCCACCGGCGCGCGCCCCAGAAGGTCGGTGATGGCCACGTCGCGCAGCGCGTTGACCGAGACCTTGCCCTCGACCACCGCCTCAAAGGCCGGGACGATGCGGGTTTTGACCCCGGCGCGCTGCGCCTGCTCCACCACCCGGCGGATCTGGTCGCGGCTGGCCGAAGGCATCGCGATGATCAGCTCTTCGACCCCGTGCTTCTCGACGATCTGCGCCAGCTGATCGATCGGACCGAGTACCGGCACCCCGTGCATGCGCAGGCCGTGCTTGTAGGCGTCATCATCGATAAAGCCCACCGGCTGGTACACAATCTGACGGTTTTTGGCGATCTCCCGCACCAGCGTCTCACCGGTGTCGCCTGCGCCGGCGATGAGCACGGGCACCGCCGGGCGATCGTCGCCCCAGGTGGCCAGCTTCTCGCGCAGAAGTCGAAGACTGCCGCGCGCTCCGCCCAGCAAAATCAGCGAGAGCGCAACATCGAGCAGGTAGATCGAACGCGGGAACTCCTGCGGCGTGAGCACCAGCACGTTGAGCGCCAGATAGGCCAGCGAGGCCAGCGCCAGCGCCCGCGCCAGCGCGAGCACATCGTAGAGACTCACATACTTCCACCACCCCTGGAACATGCGCAGCGCCCCGAAGACTACCGCCTTGGTCGCCAGCAGCGGCACAAGCCCCGCCCACATCGCCGCCTGATAGTGAGGCGGGATCGCGTAATCAAAACGGATCAGAAAGGCGAGGAAGTAGGCCAGCGCAAAGAAGCCCAGATGCAGCGAGGCGATGATGCCTAAGCGCGCCCAGCGCGGAAGCCTCGGCAGATGCCCCAGCCACGAGGAGAGCGATGATGATGTCATAACGTCCACGTCTTTGATGAGGCGACTACAGGGCCTCAAAACCCCCGGGGACCCGCGCTACGCCTTGAGGCGCCGCAGTCTGTCGCCGATACCGATGACCGGAGGCTAAGGTCTACCGGACTCCACCCCGGAGTTCAACGCGCCCCGCGTAGCGCTTCGTAGCGCGCGGGTGCGCCTCTCCCCCATCTGCGTTCAAATGTGCCTGCGCCCCCGGGTGCGCTCCGGCTTAAAAGCTCGCTTGAGCGGGCACCCGGCTGGAACCCATGTACTGCGCGTTGCCGAAGGCCAGCATCGGGTAAAAAATGAAGGGCAAAAAGATGAGCCCCAGCCCCCACAACGTGTCTTTGCCGTAGGCTTCGGCAAACGCCAGCGAGATGATGATCATGGCCACCACATTGGCCACGGGCACAAAGAGCAGCAACACCCACCAGATCTCTTTGCCGGCGATCTGCACCATAATAATCGTGTTGAGCACCGGGATCAGCGACATCCACCCCGGCTGGCCAGCCTTCGTGAAGAGCTTCCACGTACTGGCGACCAGCACCAGGAGCAGAGCCAGCGAGATCACCAGCGAGATGAGCAGAACAACGAGCATCGCTCCGCCACCGAGGAGATCTTCGATGGGAAACTCCGGCTGGGCCTGGGCGATAAGAGAGAGGGTGGTGAGCGCGTTAAGCATGGACGACTCCTGCAAGCACATGGGTGGGCGATGCGAGTGCC comes from the Lujinxingia sediminis genome and includes:
- a CDS encoding DUF5684 domain-containing protein, translated to MLNALTTLSLIAQAQPEFPIEDLLGGGAMLVVLLISLVISLALLLVLVASTWKLFTKAGQPGWMSLIPVLNTIIMVQIAGKEIWWVLLLFVPVANVVAMIIISLAFAEAYGKDTLWGLGLIFLPFIFYPMLAFGNAQYMGSSRVPAQASF
- a CDS encoding polysaccharide biosynthesis protein; this translates as MTSSSLSSWLGHLPRLPRWARLGIIASLHLGFFALAYFLAFLIRFDYAIPPHYQAAMWAGLVPLLATKAVVFGALRMFQGWWKYVSLYDVLALARALALASLAYLALNVLVLTPQEFPRSIYLLDVALSLILLGGARGSLRLLREKLATWGDDRPAVPVLIAGAGDTGETLVREIAKNRQIVYQPVGFIDDDAYKHGLRMHGVPVLGPIDQLAQIVEKHGVEELIIAMPSASRDQIRRVVEQAQRAGVKTRIVPAFEAVVEGKVSVNALRDVAITDLLGRAPVELDTYAIGRSLEGKRVLVTGAGGSIGSEICRQVVRFNPDRLILLDCAETPLFFIHRELSEQHDDKLVAAIGNVTDAERMRQVFEQHRPDVVLHAAAYKHVPLMEAHPALAVQNNIGGTEIVANLAAEFEVARFVLISTDKAVNPTSVMGATKRVAELLVRHLNHTCATTRFSVVRFGNVLGSNGSVIPIFRKQIARGGPVTVTHPEMTRYFMTIPEATQLVLQAATFKQGDLFILDMGEPVKIVDLARDMIRLSGFSETEIPIDFCGVRPGEKLFEELTLDREEVDTTAHAKIFMGKEPADLLMEMEDAFDALMNAGQVGDDQGVRAGLEALIPTYRPSVPASKVIRIESGRHRALSKV